Proteins found in one Drosophila innubila isolate TH190305 chromosome X, UK_Dinn_1.0, whole genome shotgun sequence genomic segment:
- the LOC117785668 gene encoding LOW QUALITY PROTEIN: uncharacterized protein LOC117785668 (The sequence of the model RefSeq protein was modified relative to this genomic sequence to represent the inferred CDS: substituted 1 base at 1 genomic stop codon), translated as MNISQLLQTYQDRSGEQTNRINEYVARALLHVVHSHIMSVTPSLVLTLCCRDNHTCNFYNEMMSILFRSWGIAPLQIVTVEQGLARQQFVAGRRHYNLIFTDSYAAFAEIEVEAYSQDYNYNEYYYIFLQARDHLVQSEMRRIFAHCWRHQLINCNVQVQTATGEIRLYTYLPFDDHSCSNMTPTLINHYNGTHMHYPRLFPRKLNNFFGCHLRVALWHMPPFIXLQVPDSDSDSDSEAHITGGLEGRLLQTLALRLNFSIAGQSPPRNGEPMSNIAIKMLQRNEVDLCLGGVRQTVARSLLATSTHNYHQTSVRFGVLSASYKLSSFDILLYPYPTTIWLGIGGVFVLAALLQVAMERILPSYPLRSVIVHWLNLELMFVGMPMLQTPSFSAKRIYCIMLMFFTLLIRTVYQGKLYHLIRTHQLNRLPQSIDELVQHNYTVVLSDEMHEMLSEIPTVQHMKFRRLGGNSSPMESLDYLAARPHDNRLVAATGFDFFMRFNRMRANEAQLKQVAPIQCELIPEDVIDLQMTMYLRKHSFLTDEFNDQIMWMRSVGLLAFWARWELDESYLWTEQTFNFEMFGLQQLYAIFLIVLIGLLLSTLLFLLELLSLRFAHLQHWFLSQ; from the exons ATGAACATATCGCAGCTATTGCAGACTTATCAGGATCGCTCCGGAGAGCAGACGAATCGCATAAATGAGTATGTGGCAAGGGCCTTGTTGCACGTGGTGCACAGTCACATAATGAGCGTGACCCCGTCGCTGGTCTTGACCCTGTGCTGTCGCGATAATCATACGTGCAACTTTTACAATGAAATGATGAGCATACTCTTTAGGAGCTGGGGCATTGCTCCGCTGCAGATTGTGACCGTGGAGCAGGGATTGGCAAGGCAACAGTTTGTGGCAGGACGCAGGCATTATAATTTGATATTCACCGACTCGTATGCGGCATTTGCAGAGATCGAGGTGGAGGCCTATTCCCAGGATTACAACTACAACGAATACTATTATATATTCCTGCAGGCGAGGGATCATCTGGTGCAGAGTGAAATGCGTCGCATTTTTGCACATTGCTGGCGACATCAGCTCATCAATTGCAATGTTCAGGTGCAGACGGCAACGGGTGAAATTCGACTGTACACCTATTTACCCTTTGATGATCACAGCTGCTCCAACATGACGCCGACATTGATCAATCATTACAATGGCACCCACATGCATTATCCTCGTCTCTTTCCCCGCAAATTGAACAACTTCTTTGGTTGCCACCTGCGTGTCGCCTTGTGGCATATGCCACCGTTCATCTAGCTGCAGGTccccgactccgactccgattcCGACTCCGAGGCACATATCACCGGCGGTCTCGAGGGTCGGCTCCTGCAAACACTCGCTCTCCGGCTCAACTTTAGTATTGCGGGTCAATCACCGCCTCGGAATGGGGAACCCATGAGCAATATAGCCATCAAAATG TTGCAACGCAATGAGGTGGATCTGTGTTTGGGTGGTGTGCGTCAAACGGTTGCACGCAGCTTGTTGGCCACCTCGACGCACAATTATCATCAGACAAGCGTGAGGTTTGGAGTGCTAAGTGCCAGCTATAAGCTCAGCTCTTTCGATATACTGCTCTATCCGTATCCAACAACAATTTGGCTGGGAATTGGCGGTGTTTTCGTGTTGGCGGCATTACTCCAAGTCGCCATGGAACGTATCCTTCCAAGTTATCCGCTACGTTCCGTCATCGTTCACTGGCTGAATTTGGAGCTCATGTTTGTGGGCATGCCAATGTTGCAGACGCCGAGCTTTAGTGCCAAACGGATCTACTGCATCATGTTGATGTTCTTCACATTGCTCATACGCACCGTTTACCAGGGTAAACTTTATCATTTGATACGAACGCATCAGTTGAATCGTTTACCACAATCCATTGATGAACTGGTGCAGCACAATTACACGGTTGTCCTGTCCGATGAGATGCACGAAATGCTGAGCGAAATTCCCACAGTTCAGCATATGAAATTTCGACGACTCGGTGGGAATAGCAGTCCAATGGAATCGCTCGATTATTTGGCAGCACGACCGCATGACAATCGTCTTGTGGCTGCCACAGGATTCGATTTCTTTATGAGATTCAATCGTATGCGGGCCAACGAAGCGCAGCTGAAACAAGTGGCGCCAATTCAGTGTGAACTGATACCAGAGGATGTTATCGATCTGCAAATGACCATGTACCTGAGAAAGCATTCATTTCTCACCGATGAATTCAACGATCAAATCATGTGGATGCGTTCTGTCGGCTTGTTGGCATTCTGGGCACGCTGGGAGCTAGACGAGAGCTACTTGTGGACCGAGCAGACTTTTAACTTTGAAATGTTTGGACTGCAACAGCTCTATGCCATATTTCTAATAGTTCTAATCGGTTTATTGCTAAGCACACTGCTTTTTCTGCTGGAGTTGCTTTCGTTGCGATTTGCACATCTTCAACATTGGTTTCTATCACAATAA